A single region of the Octopus bimaculoides isolate UCB-OBI-ISO-001 chromosome 6, ASM119413v2, whole genome shotgun sequence genome encodes:
- the LOC106877669 gene encoding NADH dehydrogenase [ubiquinone] 1 alpha subcomplex subunit 8: protein MPFREEDWLPSHEELDVPELQLTSSVLRAGSLYYGKYCDYQCKEFMLCRDETNDPRRCLNEGKEVTRCGFEFFSKVKTHCPDQFYDYWQCIDHSGNDMNFENCRKTQNVFDECVKEKLGIERPYVGYFSKIRLHDTQRPRFQLPPHKLPEKIPEPPNTDTAPLPNRILD, encoded by the exons ATGCCTTTTCGAGAAGAAGACTGGCTTCCCAGTCATGAAGAGCTAGATGTACCAGAATTGCAGCTCACTTCATCCGTACTTCGAGCTGGTTCACTCTATTATGGTAAATACTGTGACTACCAGTGCAAA gaATTCATGCTGTGTAGAGATGAGACAAATGACCCTAGGCGTTGTTTAAATGAAGGCAAAGAAGTTACACGTTGTGGTTTTGAGTTCTTTAGTAAAGTGAAAACTCATTGCCCTGATCAGTTTTATGATTACTGGCAGTGTATTGATCATTCAGGAAATGACATGAACTTTGAgaa CTGTCGCAAGACACAGAATGTGTTTGATGAATGCGTCAAAGAGAAACTGGGAATTGAACGCCCTTATGTTGGTTACTTCTCTAAAATTCGCCTGCATGACACACAGCGTCCGAGGTTTCAGCTGCCACCACACAAGTTACCAGAGAAAATTCCTGAACCACCAAACACTGACACTGCACCTCTACCTAACAGAATTTTAGATTAA